TATGATTCAACGGATATTTACCTGGCGGATACCTTAGGTGAACTGGGATTGTTTTTCCGACTCGTTGGTATCGCATTTATTGGGGGATCTTTAATTGAAAAAGGTGGGCATAATCCACTTGAGCCTGCTCGTCTGGATTGCGCCATTGTTTTTGGTGAATCAATGTATAATTTTAGTGAGATTGCAGCTGAATTGATTTTTAAAAATGCGGCTATTGAAGTGCATAATGGTAAAGGCCTGGCGCAGGCAGTTGGCCAGTTATTTGATGAGGCGGATTATCGCTGGCTGTTAATGGAGAATGCAAAAAAGGCTGTTCTTGCCCATAAAGGAGCTATTGAGAAAATTTTAAACCTTATCGAATCTACTATACAGACAGCAATATAATAGAGATCAATGGGAAGGGATTATGGGGAAAATACAGGAATTGTGGAAAGAGTGGAAAAGGAAATTATGTTTTCCTGCTACTCCTGATTATTGGAATCACGTTAATATTGTGGCCATGTTATTATTTCCTGTGTCGGCTTTTTATGATCTATTGTCGCGCAAAAGGCGTGCAATGACGACCTCACATAAACTGAAAGTACCTGTGATTTGTGTTGGAAACATAACCATGGGTGGGGCAGGAAAAACTCCAGTTGTCCTCGCGTTGGCCAATTATTTGAAATTAAATGGCGTCTCGGTGGGTATTATTTCGCGTGGATACGGGCGTTCGGGACGGGGGGTTATTAAAGTAGATCCTCAGTTGCATCAGGTTTCTCAAGTGGGAGATGAGCCTTTGCAGTTAGCCCAAAGTCAGGATGTCTGGGTAGGAAAAGATAAAGTAGCCTGTTCCCATATGGCGATGAAAGCTGGCAAGCAGGTGATACTTATGGATGATGGGCTACAAAATGCGTCTATCGAAAAAACCCTTTCATTACTGGTTATTGATGGGGCTTATGGGTTGGGAAATGGTTTTGTTTTCCCCGCAGGTCCGTTGCGAGAGCCGTTGGTTGATGCGTTACGGTTGCCTAAAGCTGTTATTATGATTGGTGATGATGAAACGCATCTCACGGAAAGGCTCGGGAAGAAAATGGTTATAAAAGCGCGTGTCGAACCTAAAAAAGAAACCTTCCCACCCACAGGGTCGAATGTTGTGGCATTTGCAGGAATTGGCAGGCCAGAGAAGTTTTTTTCAATGTTGAAGGGCATGGGATATAATGTGTTGCGTGCACAAGCTTTTCCAGATCATTATCCTTATGAGGAAAAAGATTTGCAGGATTTGTGTCATTATGCCGGTGACCAGCATGCCTATTTGCTGACAACACAAAAAGACTTTACACGCGTTCCTTCCAGTTTAAAAGAAAGCATTACACCCTGTGGCATTAACTTGGTTTTTGACGAAATGGAAGCCATTGATGCTCTTTTGCATTTTATATTGCATCCAGAATTAAATAATGGTTGATAGTTGTTTGTAGTTATGTAAAATGTGTCTGCCCACATGTTTTGTTCATAATGAATCAATACGACAAAGGATAGTATATGGGCAGCCTATTGTTAGAGGGTGATACTGTGGCATTCATCGATACGCATGAAACAATCTTATATTTAATTGACGGTGGTTTCACTGAGCAGCAAGCTGTTGCCTTTACTAAAAAATTAGTTGAATTACGAGAATATAGTCATTTGGTTCATCCTAGAAAAGGTGATCTAAGAGGTTTTTTGGGTAGAGAGGATTTTAGAGAAGCAATAGAAAAATGTGCTACCAAAGAAGCCGTAG
This window of the Alphaproteobacteria bacterium genome carries:
- the lpxK gene encoding tetraacyldisaccharide 4'-kinase: MGKIQELWKEWKRKLCFPATPDYWNHVNIVAMLLFPVSAFYDLLSRKRRAMTTSHKLKVPVICVGNITMGGAGKTPVVLALANYLKLNGVSVGIISRGYGRSGRGVIKVDPQLHQVSQVGDEPLQLAQSQDVWVGKDKVACSHMAMKAGKQVILMDDGLQNASIEKTLSLLVIDGAYGLGNGFVFPAGPLREPLVDALRLPKAVIMIGDDETHLTERLGKKMVIKARVEPKKETFPPTGSNVVAFAGIGRPEKFFSMLKGMGYNVLRAQAFPDHYPYEEKDLQDLCHYAGDQHAYLLTTQKDFTRVPSSLKESITPCGINLVFDEMEAIDALLHFILHPELNNG